In one window of Carassius auratus strain Wakin chromosome 28, ASM336829v1, whole genome shotgun sequence DNA:
- the mgat3a gene encoding beta-1,4-mannosyl-glycoprotein 4-beta-N-acetylglucosaminyltransferase a: MGRSHLAIRMRIRRHKVFLLCLLGICVISFLHYYKALHNISLLQELSAPSTHLKSLKIFSDIFWNFPAADFRPQQDFHKHSQLKVNVDSNLILKGPPDKKLHERTFVLRDDPTPFFIHTKSGAVCFREGIDMTASASHHRLLQQHHREIKFKDKAINEVEKVVQCPCRQGWHGPHCGIPTIVYHSNLPSKSKVTPRKVPRRVINAININHEFDLLHTRFHELGDVVDVFLVCESNFTAFGDSRTLLFQQMILNGTFDYIKHKILYVFLDHFPDGGRTDGWIADDYLRTYLTKNGMSRLEGLKADDVFIIDDADEIPVRDGILFLKLYDGWTEPVGIHMRKSLYGFYWRQFGTLNVLSACTAAMLFKVYKGDGIYLRRRSYYSMSGFREYENSTGRILVPWAIGSPVHYAGWHCSWCFKPEGIYYKLISAQNGDFPRWGDYSEKRKMSYIKELIRTGGWFDGSAPEYPPSDPKEHMYAPKYLLDNYEKYRYLLENPYATINVKRNGSSFKGVI, encoded by the exons GATGAGAATAAGACGGCATAAAGTCTTCCTGTTGTGCTTACTGGGGATTTGTGTCATTTCCTTCCTTCATTACTACAAAGCCCTGCACAATATTTCACTGCTGCAGGAGCTCTCCGCTCCTTCCACGCATCTGAAGTCTCTGAAGATCTTCAGTGATATCTTCTGGAATTTTCCAGCTGCTGACTTCCGACCCCAGCAAGACTTTCACAAACACAGCCAACTGAAG GTCAATGTCGACTCAAATTTGATCCTGAAAGGTCCTCCAGATAAGAAACTTCACGAACGTACTTTTGTGCTCCGGGATGATCCCACACCCTTCTTCATCCACACCAAATCCGGAGCAGTGTGCTTCAGAGAGGGGATTGATATGACCGCCTCTGCATCTCACCACAGGTTACTGCAACAACATCACAGAGAAATCAAGTTTAAAGATAAAGCAATCAACGAAGTTGAGAAGGTGGTTCAGTGTCCCTGCCGGCAGGGCTGGCACGGCCCTCACTGTGGCATCCCTACCATCGTATATCATTCCAATCTCCCGTCCAAGTCAAAAGTAACACCCAGAAAGGTTCCCCGTCGGGTCATCAATGCCATCAACATCAACCACGAGTTTGACCTACTACACACTCGATTCCATGAACTTGGAGATGTCGTGGATGTGTTTTTGGTCTGCGAATCCAATTTCACTGCGTTCGGTGACTCAAGAACTCTTTTATTCCAGCAGATGATCTTAAACGGGACGTTTGACTACATAAAGCACAAAATCCTGTACGTCTTCCTGGACCATTTTCCCGATGGCGGTCGCACAGACGGCTGGATCGCGGATGATTACCTCCGCACGTATTTAACCAAAAACGGAATGTCGAGGCTCGAGGGCCTCAAAGCAGATGATGTTTTCATCATCGATGATGCGGATGAAATTCCTGTTCGAGATGGAATTCTTTTCCTCAAGCTCTACGatggctggacggaaccagtcgGGATACACATGCGCAAATCCCTATATGGATTCTACTGGAGGCAGTTCGGAACGCTGAACGTTTTATCTGCTTGCACGGCAGCGATGCTCTTTAAGGTTTACAAGGGTGATGGCATTTATCTCCGGCGCCGGTCATATTATTCCATGTCGGGATTCCGGGAATACGAGAACTCCACGGGACGCATTCTGGTGCCGTGGGCCATCGGAAGTCCAGTTCACTATGCTGGGTGGCACTGTTCTTGGTGTTTTAAACCAGAAGGAATTTATTATAAACTCATATCGGCCCAAAATGGAGACTTCCCACGTTGGGGCGATTACAGCGAGAAACGGAAGATGAGTTATATTAAAGAGTTAATACGGACAGGGGGTTGGTTTGATGGGTCTGCTCCAGAATACCCTCCCTCAGACCCCAAAGAGCATATGTATGCTCCCAAATACCTGCTGGACAACTATGAAAAATATCGCTACTTGCTCGAAAACCCATATGCAACGATAAACGTTAAGAGAAATGGGTcaagttttaaaggggtcatatga